The following coding sequences are from one Streptomyces sp. V3I7 window:
- a CDS encoding 1-aminocyclopropane-1-carboxylate deaminase/D-cysteine desulfhydrase: protein MTSYAALAPRLPSPLEDVADDRFARHGVRLLLKRDDLIHPELIGNKWRKLLPNIEAAAGRPLVTFGGAYSNHLRATAAAGRLLGLTTIGVVRGHELAGRPLNPSLARCAANGMRLHFVDRSTYRHKTDPDTLAALLRAADAESAHVVPEGGSNAAAVRGCRALGEELRGRADVVAVACGTGGTLAGLAAGLAPEQRALGIPVLKGGFLAADTQTLQEHAFGARRGTWSLDERFHFGGYAHTTPELEGFADDFEQRHGLPVERHYVAKLLYGLTTLTAEGSFPRGTTVAAVITGRPFPDG from the coding sequence GTGACCAGCTACGCCGCGCTCGCCCCCCGGCTCCCCTCGCCCCTGGAGGACGTGGCCGACGACCGGTTCGCCCGGCACGGCGTCCGTCTCCTGCTCAAGCGCGACGACCTGATCCACCCGGAACTCATCGGCAACAAGTGGCGCAAGCTGCTACCCAACATCGAGGCCGCGGCGGGACGTCCGCTGGTCACGTTCGGCGGCGCGTACTCCAACCACCTCCGTGCCACCGCCGCCGCGGGCCGGCTCCTGGGCCTCACGACGATCGGTGTGGTCCGCGGCCACGAACTGGCCGGCCGCCCCCTCAACCCCTCCCTCGCCCGCTGCGCGGCGAACGGCATGCGCCTGCACTTCGTCGACAGATCGACGTATCGCCACAAGACCGACCCGGACACCCTGGCCGCCCTCCTGCGAGCGGCCGACGCCGAGAGCGCCCACGTCGTCCCCGAGGGCGGCAGCAACGCGGCGGCGGTACGCGGCTGCCGGGCGCTCGGTGAGGAACTGCGGGGACGGGCCGACGTCGTCGCGGTCGCCTGCGGCACGGGAGGCACGCTGGCCGGACTGGCCGCCGGACTCGCTCCCGAGCAGCGGGCCCTCGGCATACCGGTCCTCAAGGGCGGCTTCCTGGCCGCCGACACCCAGACCCTCCAGGAGCACGCCTTCGGCGCCCGACGCGGCACCTGGTCGCTCGACGAACGCTTCCACTTCGGCGGCTACGCCCACACCACCCCCGAACTCGAAGGCTTCGCCGACGACTTCGAACAGCGCCACGGCCTCCCCGTGGAACGCCACTATGTCGCCAAGCTGCTCTACGGCCTGACCACCCTGACCGCCGAGGGCTCCTTCCCGCGCGGCACGACGGTCGCCGCGGTGATCACGGGCAGACCGTTCCCCGACGGGTAG